AGGTGAAACTGAAGAGTTGTGAACGCCTGTGCTTTCAGGAAAAAGTGGGATGTGTTTGTGGTGGCCCCTTCAGATGATTTTTACTATCGTTGGCTGTTCTTCATCGCCATGGCAGTGCTCTACAACTGGGTGTTAGTGGTGGCAAGGTAACAGTTACTGGTAATAGTGTGGATCATCGGAAACCAAATTAGTAAATGGTGTTGGTGATCATCGTAACCCAAAGTAGTAAATGCTATACTTTTTCCCTCCATCTGGGCAGGGCATGTTTTGACCAGTTGCAAACTGAGAATTATATTGGCTGGTTGGTGTTGGACTATATCTCTGATGCTGTATACATCCTGGACACCTTTATTCGACTTCGTACAGGTATGTCCAGGaactgagagagaaaacaggatCCCATTAAATTCAATCAAACCTTTATTGTCAACAAATGTGAACATTTGCCTACAGCTTCACAGGATGGTTAAAACAGATTACAGTAAACCACTATACATACAATAATCTGAAACACAGCATGCACAGTACAGTCATCAATGACATACATGGTTCCAGTGTGAATTGTGTTGACAAATTTAGTTTTAGCATTTGCTATGAAAGATTCTATTGATTGATGTTGAAGTAGTGGTCACTCGATACCAATGTTGTCATCCTGATTCTGCAGGGTTCCTGGAACAAGGTTTGCTGGTGAAGGACCTCACCAAGCTCAAAGACAACTACGTCCGCACCTTCCAGTTCAAGATGGATGTGGTCTCAATCCTACCCACCGACCTGGTCTACATTGTCACAGGAATCCACACCCCACAGCTCAGACTCAACAGACTACTGCGGTTTTCGCGGATGTTCGAGTTCTTCGACCGCACCGAGATGCGCACCAACTACCCCAATATCTTCCGCATCTGCAACCTGGTCCTTTACATCCTGATCATCATCCACTGGAACGCCTGCATCTACTTTGCCATCTCCAAGTCCCTAGGTCTGGGCTCTGATACCTGGGTCTACCCCAACATGTCCAGGCCTGAGTTTAGTAGCTTGACCCGGGGTTATGTCTACTGCCTTTACTGGTCCACTCTCACCCTCACCACCATCGGGGAGATGCCCCCGCCTGTGCGGGATGAGGAGTTCCTGTTTGTGGTGTTTGACTTCCTGGTTGGGGTGCTCATCTTCGCCACTATTGTAGGAAACGTGGGCTCCATGATCGCCAACATGAACGCCACTCGCGCAGAGTTCCAAGCCCGCATTGATGCCATCAAACATTACATGCACTTCCGCAGGGTCAACAAGGAACTGGAGACGCGAGTCATCAAGTGGTTCGACTACCTCTGGACGAACAAGAAGGCAGTGGACGAGCAGGAGGTTTTAAAAAACCTGCCCAACAAACTCAGGGCCGAGATCGCCATCAACGTTCACCTGGCCACCCTTAAGAAGGTTCGCATCTTCCAGGACTGCGAGGCTGGATTACTGGTGGAGCTGGTGCTGAAACTGCGCCCCCAGGTGTACAGCCCAGGGGACTACATCTGCCGCAAGGGCGACATAGGGAAGGAGATGTACATCATCAAAGAGGGGAAGTTGGCTGTGGTTGCGGACGACGGGGTCACACAGTACGCCCTCCTCACAGCCGGCAGTTGCTTTGGGGAGATCAGCATCCTCAACATTCAGGGCAGCAAAATGGGCAACCGGCGGACAGCTAACATTCGCAGCATCGGCTACTCAGACCTCTTCTGCCTCTCCAAGGACGACCTGATGGAGGCGGTGATCGAGTACCCGGACGCCAAGAAGGTGCTGGAGGCGAGGGGTAGGGAGATCCTGACCAGCCAGGGCCTGCTGGATGACAGCGCTCAGCAGGCGCCCGTGGGGGAGGACacggaggagaaggtggagaggcTGGAGTCATCGCTGGACACCCTCCAGACACGCTTCTCCCGCCTCCTCAGCGAGTACACCGCCACGCAGCAGCGACTGAAGCAGCGCATCACCGTCATGGAGCGCCAGTTCTGCCACACGGGCTGTGCCGGCGTCTCAGACACAGAGATGGAGCTGGATGCTGAGGCTGGCGTGGACACGGACAGCCTGACCGCACCTGGTGCCGACGAGAACAGGAAACAGGACGTGCTCACCAAGACCAACGATGGCAGTTGAAAGCTGCCTCAGTCAAGAGGATTTAAGGTGGAGCTTGGTCTGCTGTTATGATTGTAGGCTGAAACACTTTACCTTGAGACATGTAAGAGTATGTCTACACGCACAGTTATGATGTAGACTTTTACCTGAAATAATCCCCTCACGCAACATAAATACCTTCTTCACATCAAGGGTTCCCCTTGATGTTCTTTCGCTCCAACCTTCTACAACTATAATTAGGTCAACTGACACTGCATTTTTTTGAGATGTTAAT
Above is a window of Hypomesus transpacificus isolate Combined female chromosome 17, fHypTra1, whole genome shotgun sequence DNA encoding:
- the cnga2b gene encoding cyclic nucleotide gated channel subunit alpha 2b; translated protein: MTGQVANRDVSPHRLSVKTTVEEESERADITLSRVPSACDDTSSELQRVAALDPQGGNSRNSFRGQGALSRLVTLVVTLREWAHRSLQEEEQRPDSFLERFRGPDVRTAPSRLSNTHLDANGNQTKKSLWKKWDVFVVAPSDDFYYRWLFFIAMAVLYNWVLVVARACFDQLQTENYIGWLVLDYISDAVYILDTFIRLRTGFLEQGLLVKDLTKLKDNYVRTFQFKMDVVSILPTDLVYIVTGIHTPQLRLNRLLRFSRMFEFFDRTEMRTNYPNIFRICNLVLYILIIIHWNACIYFAISKSLGLGSDTWVYPNMSRPEFSSLTRGYVYCLYWSTLTLTTIGEMPPPVRDEEFLFVVFDFLVGVLIFATIVGNVGSMIANMNATRAEFQARIDAIKHYMHFRRVNKELETRVIKWFDYLWTNKKAVDEQEVLKNLPNKLRAEIAINVHLATLKKVRIFQDCEAGLLVELVLKLRPQVYSPGDYICRKGDIGKEMYIIKEGKLAVVADDGVTQYALLTAGSCFGEISILNIQGSKMGNRRTANIRSIGYSDLFCLSKDDLMEAVIEYPDAKKVLEARGREILTSQGLLDDSAQQAPVGEDTEEKVERLESSLDTLQTRFSRLLSEYTATQQRLKQRITVMERQFCHTGCAGVSDTEMELDAEAGVDTDSLTAPGADENRKQDVLTKTNDGS